From the genome of Sander lucioperca isolate FBNREF2018 chromosome 1, SLUC_FBN_1.2, whole genome shotgun sequence, one region includes:
- the fgl1 gene encoding fibrinogen-like protein 1 translates to MTVENQAFRQFLLLLVHSFVRVQRRMGSSLLLFTGLMVIAACSHFLCASDTCDEEVARLQEKQRLLQGQLQKQELLLHRLHLLNQPGNTDTARPEQSQDTQYTDCSELFSSGSKSSGFYTIKPHSSPHPVRVYCDMSDGGGWIVIQRRIDGTQRFNRSWAEYKDGFGDMDAEFWLGNDNLHYITTQGNYSLRINLGDFDGYQRYAEYKNFKVANEKDHYRLTFGTYVGTAGDSLSGTDQVGVSEWASHQDMKFSTYDQDNDNYKGNCAQEDKGGWWFNKCHSAHLNGMYYPNGHYSALTDDGVVWYTWKGWWYSLKTSIMKLRPIDFKMDPINDPNAVQHRLPF, encoded by the exons ATGACTGTAGAGAATCAGGCATTTCGTCAGTTTCTCCTTCTCCTCGTACACAGCTTTGTTCGGGTCCAG AGGAGGATGGGCAGCTCACTGCTGCTGTTTACAGGACTGATGGTCATCGCAGCTTGCTCTCACTTCCTTTGT gcgtcCGACACTTGCGATGAGGAGGTGGCTCGTCTGCAGGAAAAGCAGAGGCTTCTGCAGGGCCAGCTTCAGAAACAAGAACTCCTCCTTCACAGACTACACTTGCTAAACCAACCGGGCAACACGGACACAGCCAGGCCCGAGCAGAGCCAGGACACCCAGTACACAG actgcTCCGAGCTCTTCAGTTCCGGCTCCAAATCCAGTGGTTTCTACACCATCAAACCCCACAGCAGCCCTCACCCAGTCAGAGTCTACTGTGATATGAGTGATGGAGGCGGCTGGATCGTCATTCAGAGACGGATCGATGGAACACAGAGGTTTAAcag gtCGTGGGCAGAGTATAAGGATGGATTTGGAGACATGGATGCAGAGTTTTGGCTCGGCAATGACAACCTGCATTACATCACTACACAAG GGAATTATTCTCTGAGGATTAACCTGGGAGACTTTGATGGTTATCAGCGCTATGCCGAGTACAAGAACTTCAAAGTGGCCAATGAAAAG gatCACTACCGACTAACCTTTGGAACCTATGTAGGTACAGCTGGAGACTCTCTGTCTGGGACggatcaggttggtgtgtcagagtgGGCCAGTCACCAGGACATGAAATTCAGCACCTACGACCAGGACAACGATAACTACAAAGGGAACTGCGCACAGGAAGACAAAGGAGGCTGGTGGTTCAACAA GTGTCACTCAGCACATCTCAATGGCATGTACTACCCCAATGGGCACTACAGTGCGTTGACAGATGATGGTGTAGTTTGGTACACTTGGAAAGGATGGTGGTACTCCCTGAAG